From the genome of Leptotrichia sp. oral taxon 847:
TTACAAAAGATAGAGAATTTATGTTAGAAGCAGTAAAATTAAATGGAAATTCGTTAAGGTATGCTTCCAAAGAGTTAAAAAATGATAAAGAAATGGTGATGGAAGCTATTAAAAATAATAATTTATCTTTTGCACACGCGAGCGAAAGACTACAAAATGATAAAGATGTAGTATTTGAAGCAATTAAAGGTGTGAAAGGACTAGAAGAAATACTAAAAAAAAGTTCTTTAGATTTCAGTTTTAAATTAGAAGAAAGAAAAAAATCATTTAACGAGAGAATGAGTGAAGAATTGGAAAAATCAAGAAGAACTGTTATAAAAATACTAGCAAAAGTATTAATAACACTTTCGCAAGCAATGGATGGAGTTTTAAAAGAAGCACAGAAGATAAATGATATGGAAAATGATTATGAAAAATTTGGGAAAATTCATAAAGATGTAAAATCCCAAAGTGAAATTTATCAATCTAAAATGGAGAATGAACAAAGTAATGAGAATCCAAAAGAATCAATACATCAAAGTGAAGAAATAGAAAAAGAATTTTTAAATGAAAAGAATGAAGAAACGAAAGATAAAATAGATGAAATTTTTGATGAAGTTTTAGAAAATCCTGAAGCAGTTGATAAGTATGTGGAAGAAAATATTGTTGAACCCACTAAATTCAAAAGTGAAATGGACTATTTTGAACAAATGTATTCTGGCTTTGAAAAAAATCAAGATGAAAATGAAAGATAGTAAAAAATTTCTAAATTTGTAATGAAAAAATAATATTTTTGAATGAAAATTATTGAGTTTTGACATAAAAAATGCTATAATAAAAGAAAAATAAAGGATTGATTATTATGGCACGAACAGTAAATGTGAATTTTCGTATGGACGAAAATTTAAAAAAAAATATGGAAATGATTTGTAATGAAATGGGACTTTCTATGTCAACAGCTTTTACAATTTTTGCAAAAAAAGTATTAAAAGAAAGAAGAATACCTTTTGAAATTTCTGCTGATCCTTTTTATTCAGAAAGTAATATTGCTCATTTAAAAAGAGGAATTAAAGCACTAAATGAAGGAAAAGGAATAGAACATGATATAATTGAGGTTGAAGATTAATGAAAAAAATATGGTTTGAAGAAGCTTGGAATGACTATTTATATTGGCAAGTTCAAGATAAAAAGACATTAAAACGAATTAATCAATTAATTAAAGATATTGAAAAAAATCATCCAATTGGAATAGGAAAACCTGAGCAGTTAAAAGGGGATTTAAGCGGTTTCTGGAGTCGAAGAATTGATGATAGAAATAGACTTGTCTATCGTATAATAGATGAAGAAATTTTGGAAATAGTTTCTTGTAGAGGACATTATAATTTTTAGAAATAAAAAAATATTTAAAATCATAAAAAAATAAATTATAACAAAAAAAGACTAGAATCGGTGATTTTGGTCTTTTTTTGTTTTAAAAAAGCAATAGAAAAGGAAAAATTATGAAAAATTGGCAGTTTGAAAATATTTTAAAATATAAAAAAAAGGTAAATAAAGGATTACTAATATTTTGGATTTTATTTGTTTTAGTTGTAATAAGTTATTTACTTTTTACTCAATTATTTTGGGTAAATGTTTCACCGTCAATTCCATTGGGAATTTACAGAGAAATAAAATTTAAAGATGTAAAAAAAGGAGATATTGTAGTTTTTAAGATGGATGAAAATTTTGAAAAATATTCAAGCACAAAAAATATAAAGAACATCTTAACTGTTAAAAAAATAGTCGCTGTATATGGAGACAAACTGGAAG
Proteins encoded in this window:
- the lepB gene encoding signal peptidase I — protein: MKNWQFENILKYKKKVNKGLLIFWILFVLVVISYLLFTQLFWVNVSPSIPLGIYREIKFKDVKKGDIVVFKMDENFEKYSSTKNIKNILTVKKIVAVYGDKLEVQNNHLFVNGEDYGEYIKGIERAKLNISKDGYWVLSKEKYSLDSRYFGEIKKKDILKKVKLVYKIKI
- a CDS encoding Txe/YoeB family addiction module toxin, whose product is MKKIWFEEAWNDYLYWQVQDKKTLKRINQLIKDIEKNHPIGIGKPEQLKGDLSGFWSRRIDDRNRLVYRIIDEEILEIVSCRGHYNF
- a CDS encoding type II toxin-antitoxin system RelB/DinJ family antitoxin, with product MARTVNVNFRMDENLKKNMEMICNEMGLSMSTAFTIFAKKVLKERRIPFEISADPFYSESNIAHLKRGIKALNEGKGIEHDIIEVED
- a CDS encoding DUF4116 domain-containing protein — its product is MDKKKLLKTIKKNEHILEKEELKEFTKDREFMLEAVKLNGNSLRYASKELKNDKEMVMEAIKNNNLSFAHASERLQNDKDVVFEAIKGVKGLEEILKKSSLDFSFKLEERKKSFNERMSEELEKSRRTVIKILAKVLITLSQAMDGVLKEAQKINDMENDYEKFGKIHKDVKSQSEIYQSKMENEQSNENPKESIHQSEEIEKEFLNEKNEETKDKIDEIFDEVLENPEAVDKYVEENIVEPTKFKSEMDYFEQMYSGFEKNQDENER